From a single Desulfoplanes formicivorans genomic region:
- a CDS encoding site-specific integrase: MKLKEAVSYAKKIVRDIGIKDVEDKTKDEYMKIFKQITKNKDGFLYKGSKSYYYKKKAALRYCIQQYMMLYLRKMNSNSLDESNLKKNKRMLLYLIKLYQEHGRNTGNCPVKTKSPGKSKRKALRGMATNWREIMWDRCSNDDYKGALAILHLTGARPSEIERGVTVIGDENSEFLEFVIRGSKVGKAKQNGQPERKIFINMRGLVYDGSPVDYLLSCVADSGRVVIRAKAKRLNDYVRRLSQKIWPRRKNHISPYCYRHQLSADLKGEKCLPHKISMILGHRSTLSKKKYGTSGQARGNTHIEDVQCSHALREPPSSPFGEEVASYDIGLRP; this comes from the coding sequence ATGAAATTAAAAGAGGCTGTTTCATATGCAAAAAAAATAGTTCGTGATATTGGTATAAAAGACGTAGAGGATAAAACAAAAGATGAATACATGAAAATATTCAAACAAATAACAAAAAATAAAGACGGATTTTTATATAAAGGTTCAAAAAGCTACTACTACAAAAAGAAAGCTGCTTTGCGGTATTGTATACAGCAATATATGATGTTGTATCTCAGAAAAATGAATTCAAATTCTCTGGATGAAAGTAATCTCAAAAAAAATAAAAGGATGTTACTCTATCTCATCAAGTTGTACCAGGAACACGGTCGAAATACTGGAAATTGTCCAGTGAAAACAAAAAGCCCTGGAAAATCTAAAAGGAAAGCGTTGCGGGGAATGGCCACAAACTGGCGTGAAATAATGTGGGACCGGTGCAGTAATGATGATTACAAAGGTGCGCTTGCCATTCTTCACCTCACAGGGGCCAGGCCGAGCGAAATCGAACGGGGTGTAACCGTGATTGGAGATGAGAACTCGGAATTTTTAGAATTTGTCATCAGGGGTTCAAAGGTAGGCAAGGCAAAACAGAATGGGCAGCCCGAACGAAAAATTTTTATCAATATGCGTGGCCTTGTCTATGATGGCTCACCCGTAGATTACCTGTTGAGCTGTGTCGCGGATTCCGGACGTGTTGTCATTAGAGCAAAAGCCAAAAGATTGAATGATTATGTACGCAGACTTTCTCAGAAAATCTGGCCGCGGAGAAAAAATCACATTTCACCGTACTGCTACAGGCACCAGCTATCAGCAGATTTAAAGGGGGAGAAATGCCTGCCTCATAAAATTTCGATGATTTTGGGGCACAGATCAACACTCTCCAAAAAAAAATATGGGACCAGCGGACAGGCTCGGGGAAATACGCATATAGAAGATGTCCAATGTAGTCATGCACTCAGGGAACCACCCTCAAGTCCGTTCGGGGAAGAGGTAGCAAGTTACGATATTGGTTTAAGACCATGA